The Theobroma cacao cultivar B97-61/B2 chromosome 1, Criollo_cocoa_genome_V2, whole genome shotgun sequence genome contains the following window.
TCGGGAACATAAATGCATTTTCATgggaaaaatatttgataaaatttgtgaattttattatCTGTAAGCCTTTCAGCATCATTTATCCttcttgatttttaagttttaaccaaaaatttaaTACTTATCAATAGTTAATACgttaaaagtattttttaatattaaaatccTTAAAATATCAAGCAACCTTtcattttatcttattttctgGTATTCCAAAACTGTTTCAAATaacagtattttttttaacttataatTTGTGCGTACTGTCTTgctaaaaaaaaaccctagctTGAACCTAAAGAAGTCTTATTTGCCTTGCTCTTTTGCTTTGCTTTCATGCCTAGCCTTCCAATCCGAGCCTTAATTTCTCCCTCCTTCTTCCCTTTTCATTCTTTCACTTGGcattcttttatatattaaatactTCAGTTCTTTAATAAAATGGTTAGTTTTTTTGCCGTTCTTTACTTCTTTAGTTTGCCCTCTTCGGGGACAACGAAGCAAGTATCTGGATTTTCAATTTGGATATGAACATCCCTAAGCATATTAAAATGTAATGAAGGATGGAAGAATCTCAAAGAATTTGGTGTCTACAAATCACTACTCCCTTCTTGTTGCAGCACTCAGCAGTCAGCAGCCATGGGTCTTTTACTTGGGTGAGTTTTCTTCCTTTGAAAGGCAACAAGAACAAACCCCATTAATCtctctaaaattttctttacttaaatttttattctgattgattaattatgtCAGTATATTTCTTTGCACATTTCTATTCGAATATACGTGGTTGTAACTTGTTAATCTCACTTTCTTTGTGACTAAAACTCAATTAAAGTCTCATAATGTGTCTTATGTTAGTAAGGATTATCGAAAACATAATTGTACTTTCCTAATATTCTTGCTTTAGTACCGACTTTCAGACTCCATGCTGGGTTTGGCCAAAATAGGAGCTAAGTGTATAGTTTTATGCattgtttaatttcaatagAAGCATCAGGAAATTCGGGTTCTGAACTATATAGTATGTTTCTTATTGGTTTCTTTCTGGGAATGTGTTCACACCCTGCAAAATAAGAGATTGTTTATGTTGAAGTTTATTGACTTCATTGTGTGAGTGCAATATACGGACAGATATTTGTTGTTAGCCAAAACTCCTAGGTTACTGGGAAATAGGGTTCTTTAGCCATAACTGAAAGCCAAGTTGAAGGGCAGACATGATCATTCCATCATGTGGATCATTGGAGATTCTTAAATGCACTATTACAGTTCTGTGGAAGTAGCATGCTAAAATCCCCCAGATGTCTTCAGTTAATGTTCCTGTAGAAAAGAAACCATGTACAggaataatttaatttgttccATTACAATTTCAATTGAATGTCATATGTTAGTCATTGATCAGAGTCAACTCTATTAGATTAGAGGAAAATTACGATGATTTCTTctaacatttattttattggtgGATCATTACTTTATATCTACTTGACATGTCTCAACTGCCTCAGCTGATAATCCAATCATGTTTGAAGATAGCAGGAAAATGGACACCACCCTTTGGAATTTTTTGGTTTCTGTGAGCTCAGTCATCAATTgcatatataatatataatgtAGAATCCTCGAAGCAAGaagtttcaattttatatatatatattccttttGTGGAAGAGAGATCTGTCAATACTTGGtttaattttatatgtaaTTCCAATGTTCAGGATCTACCGCCGGCAGTAGTTTCACAAATGCGGCTTTTCTATATGTATGATTCAAGGAAATGGTTCCCTTTCAGCGTGAAGCTTCCTTGAAGCATGCCTAAAGCTGGCAGGTGAAACTTCAGCAGCAAGTTAACTATTACTAGCGGTGTTATATACTTTTACAAGAAAGTTTGAGGTCCCACATTTTTTAGATTAGGCAATGAAGGAGGTGTGGTAAAAAGAATGGCGATATGCTTTTCCAGGTTTCTGACTAACCTGGCATAGAAACATCAAGGCATATTGAACTGGTGAATTAGGTGTAACGACGCCAATATATTTTTACAAGGATTCTCCTTATATTATTCAAGTCTAACATTTTATGTCAACTTATTGATGCTTCATAATCGACAAAAGGAATATTCTTCAGATATCCTTATTCTTTGCAAAATACTGACAGATTGGGATGGAGGGATTTTGAGAGTTTCATCTTGAAGAAGAGGGTGTGATTATCAAAGAGCTTAGTCCCGCTatagtttttaattaatactaTGCCGTTGTGATGATTTATGTTTCGTGAACAGGAATGATTGATAGGTTTTGGCTATAGGAAAAAGAACACTTTCAACAACGAACACGATTGTATACTTGTCTTAGTTTTTTGATAATATTATCGGCTGTGGGAAAgcccattctttttctttgttagaAAGAACAGATAGGAATCCCCAGGAATTTCGGCTTCAATTAAGATGTGAGCTGCACAAGATCAACTCTATGaaattattaaacaaaattgtttaaagTTATTACTCTATCTAGCTCCTTTTTTATGTACTCCAACTGTCTTGgaaaaattctaaaatctGGTTGACCCTTTGGCTGAAGTTGATAACATAGTTTCAGGGTCTAAATTTGTGTCATGCGAGCTCACTTGAATACCGGGACCCTAAACTTAAAAATGAGTTGTTGCAGATTGATCTTAAAAATGATCATTGGTGTTTTCATTTCAGTTTAAGGTTGACTCTTCTGTACCTACGGAAAACATGCTATtctttatataattttctaGGAAAATGATTCAATGTCAGCGATGCTTTTCCAGGTAAAAACTAAATTAGATAGCTGACCTGAGCCTTAGCATCAAGATTTAAGCTAATCCTAGCCTCATCATTTATCAATTATAAGCTAGCCACTTTCAGGAGTAGCGCTGCTGAATTCCTTTGCTCTTAACATGGCCATAGCCTTTTATAACATTCTTATTTTACACCTACTTTGTTCCTTATTTTTGCTTCTTCTTTCTGCCAATTCAATCAACTTCAGTATTCCTCGCTTTGACCCAAATGCAAACGACATGCTCTATCAGGGTGATGCGGCAGCTTCAGTTGGAGCCATTGAATTTAACAAGATCAATTATCTATGTCGTGTTGGTTGGGCCAGGTGTGCTGAGAGCGTACGTCTCTGGGACTCGAACACTGGGAAGCTGTCTGACTTTATCATTTTGTCTGTTATGCACGTTGCTTCGTTGTACTGGTTGTTGAGTATAGTACACAGGTGTTTATGATGTATCGTCATGCATACTCAGTTTCTAATGCAGTTTAACACTTGTCTCTTATGTTAACAGGTGTTAAACTTGtataatttgtataaatatttttgctCATGGTTGAATGAAATGTGTGAAGAACCTTCAGCACATTCCTCTCTGTTTTTCTAGCCTTTCACTTCTCTTTACGAGAGCAATATATGTTATCATCTGCTTTGttataacttcaatttttcttctctcataGTTTCTTTACAGCTTTCACAGTGACGATCCTGCTGATGTACTGATTACTGACAATGCTACTACTAAGAATTTAAGCATGTCCTGGTCCTACAAAAAAACCAATAATCCAAAAGAGAATTCTAGTCTTTCTTACCAGATTGATCTGATGAAGGTTCTGCCTAAGTGGGTAATGGTTGGTTTTTCAGTTGCTACAAGTTAGAATGTAGAACGACACACGATTCAGTCATGGGAATTCAATTCAAGTTTGGATATAaaggagacaagtggaaaGAATGCAAAAAACACCATAATTATAATTGCCACTTCAtgtaaattatatgtaaaatttttttctaatattcttttctttatgtttCTCGATGATAGTAATAActataatatacatataaaaaagaaataaatttgtGTGAATAGCTTATGTTATGTGTCTACTAACCAATGTAatagtttaattttagtatCGAAAGATTAAATTTActacatttattatttttatttatacattttacatatttaatataaatttaaattaaattagataagaatttataataattagtCAAACTAAACATAGACACGATCGCTTAATgctgaaaattcaaatttgtaataaattttatgaCCCATAATATAGTTTCTAGCATATGGCAAACGAAAGTAATACCTTATAAACCTAAAATTTGCATTAATTTCATATGatcttttcaaattgtttTACGTAGCATTTAAGGactgttattattattagagATAgtgttctaaaatttttttaaattattttaaaaaatttaaataaattattatttttctattatattcaaacaagtctttatacttttattttaaatcaaataaacccttataattaataattaactaattatctttaatcaaaatattatttatcattttataaatacGTAATGctaaataagtgaaaaatgtCACATAAATATATCATTATATTACGTCATCATCTATTATGATATATGAATATGTCATGTCAGCATTACgtgatataaaattataagtaatattttaactaaattaacCATTAGTTATGATAGCTTATtaggttcaaaataaaagtataaagctttatttaactcaaaataaaaataaatgatttgattgaacgtaataaaaaaataagaatttaattGAACAATCTTGAATAGTTTAGGagtttttttaagtattatgttTAGTTTAAACTTGTGATTCTATGTCATGTGATATGTTGACATACTATGATGGATGATGGTATAGCATATTGATTTGACATGCTAACATGAttatataacattttttaCCGTCCACATTAACATCATATGGGTATAAAATAATTagtgatattttttattaattgtaaTTAGTCAACCATTACTTATAAGAattaatttgactccaaataaaaatacataaatttgattgaacataataaaaaaataaatatttatttaaatattttttaataattcaaGTATTTTTTCGAGCATTATACCATTATTATTAAcgattattttgatttgattgtttttattattgcTAATTGGATTGTTAATAgcaattcaaattaaaaattaaaaatttactttatgTGATTGCTTTCAACCTAAGACCTATAAATAGGAGATGTCTTGAAATGCATAGTTTGCATTTCAAGTTACTTTATATTTGATAGAGACTAAAGTTTTTAAAGTTACTTTAATGCTTTTTCTTATTATCGTTTTCTTgactttttagtttttatattcttCCTAACCCCGATTTCATCATCAGAAGAttgatttcttctttctatatttgaaaaacttttttttttaaactaaaattctTTGATAAACTTCTCTACCAAGTTTTCTGAATTGCCGGTCAATTTATTCAAACCTTTCGACCTTTTAAAATTGCTATAAATATTTACTAAAGAAACAGTCAAACACTTAGACAGCTAGCGccttggaattttttttactttgcaTACAAAAATCACTTTGTTTCTCTATGTATTTTCCAGGACAAAATTATAGTTCCATTTCAACGAAGCTTCTCTGAGCTTCATACAGCTCTGAACTTTTTGGTACTTGGCAGCTGAAATTTCTGCACCAAGTCATCATAAAAATACCAGCATCATTGTATAGTGTTTTTAGAATTCCTTTCAGTGCCGAGCTGCATCTTTCCCTCCTCTCCCTTGCCATGGCTGCTGGTTTATACAACTCATTTTATTTACCCTTTATTTTCGCCTTctttcttttagtttttccATCGGTCAATTCAGTAAACTTTCAGATATCTCGCTTTGAACCCAATGATGACAGGATTCTCTATCAGGGTGAGGCAAGCCCTTCCGATggaattattaaatttaacagTTTGGGCAATTTGTTCAGAGTAGGATGGGTTACATATGCTAACAGGGTGCCGCTATGGGAGCCTAAAACAGGGAAGCTTTCTGACTTTAGTACCCGTTTTGCCTTCAGCATCAACATCAACAACCTTTCTAATTATGGTCACGGATTTGTCTTCTTCCTGGCTCCTGCTGGATCTCAGATCCCACCAAACTCAGCTGCTGGGCGTCTGGGCCTTTTTAACACTTCGCAGTGGGTTTCGACTCTGGGCCAAGTTGTCCTGGTTGAGTTCGACACTAACAAAAATAGTTGGGATCCTGATCAACTTGATAACCACGTGGGGATTAACAACAATTCGATCGTTTCAGCCGTCTACACCAGATGGAATGCAAGCATTCATAATGGAGATACTGCGGATGTATTGATTACTTACAATGCTACAACTAAGAATTTGAGTGCATCTTGGAGCTACCGCGCCACCAATAATCCTCAGGAAAATTCTAGTCTGAGTTATCAAATTGATCTTATGAAGGCTCTACCTGAGTGGGTCATGGTTGGATTTTCAGCTGCCACAGGTGTGAGTACAGAGCAACATATTCTTCAATCGTGGGAGTTCAATTCAACATTGGAAAGAGAGGAAACTGGTCGAACAACGGCAAGAAATGTTAAAATAGTGGAAGGTACTGTAGTTGCTCTAGGTGTTTTGGTAGCTGGGACCGTCATAACACTCATCATTTTCAGGCAGCGGAAGAAGaacatgaaaagaaaaacagaaggGACGGTAAACTTAACATCAATCAATGATGACCTCGAAAGAAGAGCTGGACCTAGAAGGTTTTCCTATAGTGATCTTGTCTCTGCTACCAACAATTTCTCAGAACAAAGAAAGTTGGGCGAAGGAGGGTTCGGTGCGGTTTATAGGGGTTACCTCCCTGATTTAGACATGGTAGTTGCTGTAAAAAGGATTTCAAGAGGGTCAAAACAAGGCAAAAAGGAGTATGTAACTGAAGTGAAGGTCATTAGCCAGTTAAGACACCGGAATCTGGTGCAACTAATTGGTTGGTGCCATGATAGAAGTGAGTTCATACTCGTCTATGAGTTCATGCCAAATGGTAGCCTTGATTTCCACCTCTTTGGCCAAAAAAGTCCACTTTCTTGGCCTGTCAGGTATAAAATATCACTCGGATTAGCGTCTGCACTTCTTTATCTTCATGAAGAGTGGGAGCAGTGTGTAGTGCATCGGGACATCAAATCTAGCAATGTGATGCTGGATTCTAGTTTCAATGTTAAACTCGGTGACTTTGGGTTGGCCAGGCTCATGGACCATGAGCTAGGCCCCAAGACAACTGGGTTGGCAGGGACTTTAGGCTATTTGGCTCCGGAGTATGTAAGCACAGGTAGAGCAAGTAAAGAATCGGATGTATATAGTTTTGGAGTGGTATTGTTAGAAATTGCTACTGGAAGAAAATCTATTCATCGcatagaaaattttgaaatgggATTGGTAGCGTGGGTTTGGGACCTTTACGGGCAAGGAAAGCTTCCTTTGGCTGTTGATGAGAAGTTGAACAAGGAAGTTGATGAGAAACAAGTGGAGTACTTGATGATTGTTGGACTGTGGTGTGCTCACCCTGATTGTTGTTCGAGACCCTCGATCAGGCAAGCAATTCAAGTTCTCAATTTTGATATAGAGAAGCCAAATCTTCCTATGGAGATGCCTGTTCCTACGTATCTTGTACCTACACAATTAGTCACCAGCGAGGAACCTTCGTTAACTAATTCAAGCATGGAAGTGGGTCGTTAGATTCGATTTCCCTACTAAGGCCCTAgaacattttaattgttttgccTTCTGAATCTATCATGTAATTactaaaattgaatttgaatgtATCAACTCGTAGAGCTATTGGGAGATGTTTTGATCTCTTACAGCCAAAGTGATAGTATATCTTTTGTAGTCCTTTCTTGATAATATAGTGATATACAATAAAGACAGAAAGATAGAACTGGACTGATTCTCTTTAGTAGCAGACTATCCTGTATTTGTTTTTGGAATCAATGGAATATTTCAATTATTCAGAAAAGAAAGatctttttttgaaagttggTGTTTTATTGATAGAAGAGCTAGAATGCCATGTTGGGTCTTGAACTTTATATAGTAAAAGACTCCTTTTGGCATTGAATCTAACATACAGTACTTGGAACTATGACTACAACCCAATCGAAGCAACTCAAAACTAGATGGTATCATCCTCAGAACAAAAGAGCAGCCCCTAAGCAAAAGAG
Protein-coding sequences here:
- the LOC18611419 gene encoding L-type lectin-domain containing receptor kinase IX.1, which codes for MAAGLYNSFYLPFIFAFFLLVFPSVNSVNFQISRFEPNDDRILYQGEASPSDGIIKFNSLGNLFRVGWVTYANRVPLWEPKTGKLSDFSTRFAFSININNLSNYGHGFVFFLAPAGSQIPPNSAAGRLGLFNTSQWVSTLGQVVLVEFDTNKNSWDPDQLDNHVGINNNSIVSAVYTRWNASIHNGDTADVLITYNATTKNLSASWSYRATNNPQENSSLSYQIDLMKALPEWVMVGFSAATGVSTEQHILQSWEFNSTLEREETGRTTARNVKIVEGTVVALGVLVAGTVITLIIFRQRKKNMKRKTEGTVNLTSINDDLERRAGPRRFSYSDLVSATNNFSEQRKLGEGGFGAVYRGYLPDLDMVVAVKRISRGSKQGKKEYVTEVKVISQLRHRNLVQLIGWCHDRSEFILVYEFMPNGSLDFHLFGQKSPLSWPVRYKISLGLASALLYLHEEWEQCVVHRDIKSSNVMLDSSFNVKLGDFGLARLMDHELGPKTTGLAGTLGYLAPEYVSTGRASKESDVYSFGVVLLEIATGRKSIHRIENFEMGLVAWVWDLYGQGKLPLAVDEKLNKEVDEKQVEYLMIVGLWCAHPDCCSRPSIRQAIQVLNFDIEKPNLPMEMPVPTYLVPTQLVTSEEPSLTNSSMEVGR